A stretch of the Mesorhizobium sp. Pch-S genome encodes the following:
- a CDS encoding TRAP transporter large permease subunit, which produces MSALDITAPAPVSGAARHAARLLRWLENGLGAICALLLAVLLVVVLATVLLRYVFSTGLLGAEDAGIWLHVALIAAGAPLAINSALAMRLDIFVRRLPAAGQTVAEVAADVFSVLTGLVLLFGGATIVAKLGGISPSLGLPEWIRFGFLGAGGALVLLALALSRIAEGRSVRFLLSAIIGATLYLAATRLSFDVSWPPSLVLGIIAAIGLIVAAPLPHAFLAASYIAILFGSSLPEAAIVSSTVTGLSKFLLLAIPFFLLAGGFLTISGVAGQIVRFAAALVGHRRAGLGQTALLTSVLFSGASGSSVANAAFGAATFQPELVKRGYPPAQAGAIIAATSVLDNVIPPSIAFLILAAATNLSVGALLVGGFFAGGVMAVCLAVAIHLTVRENTAQPRADTTERWRSAIGAIPAFGLGVLVVVGIRFGVVTTTEAAALAAIYALLLGIFARLRAASLYEATRQAAVEASAIGLLIGSAAPFAFLLAVDDISGLVSSIATSLGAGALGVLVSINLILLVVGLVLDIGAAILLFSPIFLPIAVAAGIDPIHFGVILVVNLMIGGLTPPVGMLVYVVSGVTRIPAPTLFRAILPYLAALLVSLAILSAWALLF; this is translated from the coding sequence ATGAGCGCGTTGGACATCACAGCACCCGCTCCTGTTTCCGGCGCTGCCCGCCACGCTGCACGGCTGCTGCGCTGGCTGGAAAACGGGCTCGGCGCAATCTGCGCGCTGCTGCTGGCGGTGCTTCTGGTGGTGGTGCTGGCCACGGTGCTGCTGCGCTACGTTTTCTCCACCGGCCTGCTCGGCGCGGAAGATGCCGGCATCTGGCTGCATGTGGCGCTGATCGCCGCTGGCGCACCGCTGGCCATCAACAGCGCATTGGCGATGCGGCTGGATATCTTCGTGCGGCGGTTGCCGGCCGCCGGCCAGACAGTGGCGGAAGTCGCCGCCGACGTCTTCTCGGTGCTTACCGGCCTGGTGCTGTTGTTCGGCGGCGCGACGATCGTGGCCAAACTGGGGGGCATCTCGCCGTCGCTCGGCCTGCCGGAATGGATCCGCTTCGGTTTCCTCGGCGCGGGCGGCGCGCTGGTGCTGCTGGCGCTGGCGCTCAGCCGCATCGCCGAAGGACGCAGCGTCCGGTTCCTCCTTTCCGCCATTATCGGCGCAACACTTTATCTCGCCGCGACACGGCTTTCCTTCGATGTCTCGTGGCCGCCCAGCCTTGTGCTCGGCATCATCGCAGCCATCGGCCTGATCGTTGCCGCGCCCTTGCCGCACGCCTTCCTGGCCGCGTCCTACATCGCCATCCTGTTCGGCTCGAGCCTGCCGGAAGCGGCGATCGTCTCATCCACCGTCACCGGCCTGTCGAAGTTCCTGCTGCTGGCGATCCCGTTCTTCCTGCTGGCCGGCGGCTTCCTGACCATCTCCGGCGTTGCCGGGCAGATCGTGCGTTTCGCGGCAGCACTTGTCGGGCACCGCCGCGCAGGCCTCGGCCAGACCGCGCTCCTGACCAGTGTGCTGTTTTCCGGCGCCTCGGGCTCGTCGGTGGCCAATGCCGCCTTCGGCGCCGCCACCTTCCAGCCGGAACTGGTCAAGCGCGGCTATCCGCCGGCGCAGGCCGGTGCCATCATTGCCGCGACCTCGGTGCTCGACAATGTCATCCCGCCCTCGATCGCCTTCCTGATCCTGGCGGCGGCAACCAACCTTTCGGTCGGCGCATTGCTGGTCGGCGGCTTCTTCGCCGGCGGCGTCATGGCCGTCTGCCTGGCCGTGGCCATCCACCTCACCGTGCGCGAAAACACGGCGCAGCCGCGCGCCGACACAACGGAACGCTGGCGCTCGGCCATCGGTGCCATCCCGGCTTTCGGCCTCGGCGTGCTGGTGGTGGTCGGCATCCGCTTCGGCGTCGTCACCACCACGGAGGCGGCCGCGCTCGCCGCGATCTATGCACTGCTGCTCGGCATCTTCGCCCGCCTGCGTGCCGCTTCGCTTTACGAGGCCACGCGGCAGGCCGCGGTCGAGGCATCGGCGATCGGCCTGCTGATCGGCAGCGCCGCGCCCTTCGCCTTCCTGCTCGCCGTCGACGACATTTCGGGACTGGTCTCCAGCATCGCGACCAGCCTCGGCGCGGGCGCGCTCGGCGTGCTGGTCTCCATCAACTTGATCCTGCTGGTGGTCGGGCTGGTGCTCGACATCGGCGCGGCCATCCTGCTGTTCTCACCGATCTTCCTGCCGATCGCGGTGGCCGCCGGCATCGACCCGATCCATTTCGGCGTCATCCTGGTCGTCAACCTGATGATCGGCGGGCTGACGCCGCCGGTCGGCATGCTGGTCTATGTCGTCTCCGGCGTGACCCGCATTCCGGCGCCGACATTGTTCCGCGCCATCCTGCCTTATCTCGCGGCGCTTCTGGTGTCCCTGGCGATCCTCAGCGCCTGGGCCCTCCTCTTCTGA
- the nudI gene encoding nucleoside triphosphatase NudI — MRQRIIVCPLIQNQGAFLLCKMPADRGVFPGQWALSGGGLEPGERLEEGLRREIREELGERLHIAAIKPWSFRDDIRTKTYADGSTEQLHMIYLIFDCEAGNRDVTLNDEFVDHAWVEPERLQDYDLNVATLQTFLEKGVLTAV; from the coding sequence TTGCGCCAGCGTATCATCGTGTGCCCACTTATCCAGAACCAGGGCGCCTTCCTGCTGTGCAAGATGCCGGCCGACCGCGGCGTGTTTCCCGGGCAATGGGCGCTTTCGGGCGGTGGCCTGGAGCCCGGCGAACGCCTGGAGGAAGGCCTGCGCCGCGAAATCCGCGAGGAGCTCGGCGAGCGGCTGCACATCGCTGCGATCAAGCCGTGGAGCTTCCGCGACGACATCAGGACGAAGACCTATGCCGACGGCTCGACCGAACAGCTGCACATGATCTACCTGATCTTCGACTGCGAGGCCGGCAATCGCGACGTCACCCTCAACGACGAATTCGTCGACCATGCCTGGGTCGAGCCGGAGCGCCTGCAGGACTACGACCTCAACGTGGCGACGCTGCAGACGTTTCTGGAGAAGGGTGTTTTGACGGCGGTTTGA
- a CDS encoding metalloregulator ArsR/SmtB family transcription factor, with amino-acid sequence MAKPISPKLCPSVGEASELLKHLANPNRLAILCFLMEQESSVSTLEEELGIRQPTLSQQLGELREAGLIEGRRDGKSILYQVTDIRVARLVGMLRDLFAGLDDVTSRRAMNSGLAVEEMMFD; translated from the coding sequence ATGGCCAAGCCGATATCCCCGAAACTCTGTCCCAGCGTCGGCGAGGCCAGCGAGTTGCTGAAGCATCTCGCCAATCCCAACCGGCTGGCGATCCTGTGCTTCCTGATGGAACAGGAAAGCTCGGTCAGCACGCTGGAAGAAGAGCTCGGCATCCGCCAGCCGACGCTGTCGCAGCAGCTCGGCGAGTTGCGGGAAGCAGGCCTGATCGAAGGCCGGCGCGACGGCAAGTCGATCCTTTACCAGGTGACCGACATCCGCGTCGCCCGTCTGGTCGGCATGCTGCGCGACCTGTTTGCCGGGCTGGACGACGTCACCAGCCGGCGCGCCATGAATTCCGGCCTCGCGGTCGAAGAAATGATGTTCGACTGA
- a CDS encoding glutathione S-transferase N-terminal domain-containing protein: MIDLYTWITPNGLKISILLEELGLPYRAHAVDITRGEQDAPAFRAVSPSAKIPAIVLEDGSTLMESGAIMIHLAERAGRLLPDEPAARLNVLEWLFWQVGNFGPTLGHAHNFLTYKPGRAPYAEDIFRTETRRLYDTLEARLEGRQYVAGDYSIADIAIWPWVSRFVRHKVDLADFPSIRRWYLELAARPAVIRGYAVPHDTGAIPLP; the protein is encoded by the coding sequence ATGATCGACCTCTACACCTGGATCACCCCCAACGGCCTGAAGATCTCGATCCTGCTCGAGGAGCTCGGCCTGCCTTACCGCGCGCATGCCGTCGACATCACGCGCGGCGAGCAGGACGCGCCGGCCTTCCGCGCCGTCAGCCCGTCGGCCAAGATCCCCGCCATCGTGCTGGAGGACGGCAGCACGCTGATGGAGTCCGGCGCGATCATGATCCACCTTGCCGAGCGCGCCGGCCGTCTGCTGCCTGACGAGCCTGCCGCCCGGCTCAATGTGCTGGAATGGCTGTTCTGGCAGGTCGGCAATTTCGGCCCGACGCTCGGCCACGCCCACAACTTCCTCACCTACAAACCCGGCAGGGCGCCTTATGCCGAGGACATCTTCCGCACCGAGACGCGCCGTCTCTACGACACTCTGGAAGCCAGGCTGGAGGGCCGCCAATACGTCGCCGGCGACTATTCGATCGCCGACATCGCCATCTGGCCCTGGGTGTCACGCTTCGTGCGCCACAAGGTCGACCTCGCCGATTTCCCCAGCATCCGTCGCTGGTATCTCGAACTCGCCGCCCGGCCGGCGGTGATCCGCGGCTATGCAGTGCCGCACGACACCGGGGCGATCCCGCTGCCGTGA
- a CDS encoding Crp/Fnr family transcriptional regulator, whose amino-acid sequence MHGSFDTVDNNLLRALRPDDWAILQPHLEDWSAQSGALIHEPGDTVRHAYFPRGPSLISYLVVLRDGRGIETVLVGREGAVGGIVSQGRLPAYARAVVQVGASFWRIDVQDLEQAKSQSPNLRHLLTRYADCLLAQIFQSVACNAAHTIEQRTAKWLLAAMDRTGRHDLTLTQEHLAAMLGVGRSYLARVFHDMRGEGIIETKRGHVVVHKKSRLRSIACECNAAVTRHFDDVLTGVYPNGQEEAEKR is encoded by the coding sequence ATGCACGGATCGTTCGACACAGTGGACAACAACCTGCTGCGCGCGTTGAGGCCGGATGACTGGGCCATCCTGCAACCGCATCTGGAAGACTGGTCGGCACAATCGGGGGCGCTGATCCACGAGCCGGGCGACACGGTTCGGCATGCCTATTTTCCGCGCGGCCCGAGCCTGATCTCGTATCTCGTCGTCCTGCGCGACGGCCGCGGCATCGAGACGGTGCTGGTCGGCCGTGAAGGAGCCGTCGGTGGCATCGTCAGCCAGGGACGGCTGCCGGCCTATGCCCGGGCCGTGGTTCAGGTCGGCGCCTCGTTCTGGCGGATCGACGTGCAGGACCTCGAGCAGGCGAAGTCACAGTCACCGAACCTGCGGCACCTGCTGACACGCTACGCCGACTGCCTGCTGGCGCAGATCTTCCAGTCGGTGGCCTGCAACGCGGCGCACACGATCGAACAACGCACCGCCAAATGGCTGCTCGCCGCCATGGACCGGACCGGGAGGCACGACCTGACGCTGACGCAGGAGCATCTTGCCGCCATGCTGGGGGTCGGGCGCAGCTATCTCGCCCGCGTCTTCCACGATATGCGCGGCGAAGGCATCATCGAGACGAAGCGTGGCCACGTCGTCGTGCACAAGAAGAGCCGGCTGCGCTCGATCGCCTGCGAGTGCAATGCCGCCGTCACCCGGCATTTCGACGACGTGCTGACAGGGGTCTACCCGAACGGCCAGGAAGAAGCGGAAAAACGCTGA
- a CDS encoding glycosyl transferase family protein produces the protein MAADQDFGVDMQGGRLKAPDAKRRPIEATHPASSYLGRLRLLVALDCLLVEGSVTRAAERLALSPAAVSRLLGQARELYGDPLLKRSGRRLVPTPRAESLRNRLRALAAETERAMERSVPQAERAEPDPAVLASWRREPIVQAPPLAMRPAFLLDDEPGPEALAQQLSGIESDGDPRRRLAKYIAVVGRKSGNSRPLTLAESQDAFATILQGDADPMQIGALLRLLSYRGETAAELAGLVRAARDSFLAGGAGRTAADLDWPAYPSPRSLRTPWFVQAALLVADAGHRVVMHGTHAGGRLERAVEAIGIPVALSVAQAQATLGERNIVYMPLAGFGARLQGLMSLYPLFESRSSVNSAVHLLNPLAARTMLLGVSQPAYRELHRDTALLLGHGDLSIVASSRDVAECNPFRAMTMHRLVEGRPVDLMTAAQAEPLSQGIGGLTSLEYWMAVWSGAARDARATATIVLTAALALMTINRAPNEELTSYRQMAVELWERRHRRVRPR, from the coding sequence ATGGCAGCGGACCAGGACTTCGGCGTGGATATGCAGGGCGGTCGCCTCAAAGCGCCTGATGCCAAGCGCCGGCCGATCGAAGCGACACACCCGGCCTCGTCCTATCTCGGCAGGCTGCGCCTGCTGGTTGCGCTGGATTGCCTGCTGGTCGAAGGCAGCGTCACCAGGGCGGCTGAACGCCTGGCGCTGAGCCCGGCTGCCGTCAGCAGGCTGCTCGGCCAGGCGCGCGAACTCTATGGCGACCCGCTGCTGAAGCGTTCCGGCCGCCGGCTGGTGCCGACACCACGGGCGGAATCGCTGCGCAACAGGCTGCGCGCGCTGGCAGCCGAGACCGAGCGTGCAATGGAGCGCAGCGTGCCGCAAGCCGAGCGCGCCGAGCCGGACCCGGCAGTGCTGGCGAGCTGGCGGCGCGAGCCGATCGTGCAGGCGCCGCCGCTGGCGATGCGGCCTGCCTTCCTGCTCGACGACGAACCGGGACCCGAGGCCCTGGCGCAGCAGTTGTCCGGCATCGAAAGCGATGGCGACCCGCGCCGGCGTCTCGCCAAATACATCGCCGTCGTCGGCCGCAAATCAGGCAACTCGCGGCCGCTGACCCTTGCGGAATCGCAGGATGCCTTCGCCACGATCCTGCAGGGCGATGCCGATCCGATGCAGATCGGCGCGCTGCTGCGCCTGCTCAGCTATCGCGGCGAAACAGCCGCGGAACTCGCCGGGCTTGTCCGCGCGGCCAGGGACAGCTTCCTCGCCGGCGGTGCGGGCAGGACGGCCGCCGATCTCGACTGGCCGGCCTACCCGTCGCCGCGCTCGCTGAGAACACCCTGGTTCGTGCAAGCGGCCCTGCTGGTGGCGGATGCAGGCCACCGGGTGGTCATGCATGGGACGCATGCCGGCGGCAGGCTGGAGCGGGCCGTCGAGGCAATCGGCATCCCCGTCGCCCTGTCGGTTGCCCAGGCACAGGCGACGCTTGGCGAAAGGAACATCGTCTACATGCCGCTGGCCGGCTTCGGCGCACGGCTGCAGGGGCTGATGTCGCTCTATCCGCTGTTCGAATCGCGCAGTTCGGTCAATTCGGCCGTGCATCTTCTCAACCCGCTCGCCGCGCGCACGATGCTGCTCGGCGTCTCGCAGCCGGCCTATCGGGAACTGCACAGGGACACGGCCCTGCTGCTTGGCCATGGCGATCTTTCGATCGTCGCCTCCAGCCGCGACGTTGCCGAATGCAACCCGTTCCGCGCCATGACGATGCATCGGCTGGTGGAAGGCAGGCCGGTCGACCTCATGACCGCGGCCCAGGCCGAGCCGCTGTCGCAAGGCATTGGCGGGCTCACCAGCCTCGAATACTGGATGGCGGTATGGTCGGGCGCCGCCCGCGATGCCAGGGCGACGGCAACCATCGTGCTGACGGCCGCGCTGGCGCTGATGACGATCAACAGGGCACCGAACGAGGAGCTGACCTCCTACCGCCAAATGGCCGTCGAATTGTGGGAGCGCAGGCACAGACGTGTCCGGCCTCGTTAG
- a CDS encoding ABC transporter substrate-binding protein, with translation MKIGVHPSNLHLMLARSWPGAFASLDPQFVLYPEGRDTGRLLHEGRIDFGGTGSTPPIVSEANSLRVSYLAASAPRPANGGIFVRKDSAVRSVGDLKGKRVTLIDGSFHTYLLARAIEGEGLRLPDIETVELKPEDSLDALLGNRVDAWIAMAPRLEKALERDDIRLIARCGDTIPNRSVFWTLAGRRNANDARAEILAELARVGREVQADPARAAALLAAARIGDGDAAAWERVIRSRDFSVVAADAAIVQEQQDEADTLYRHGYLDQPVQLGSLPNNERVPA, from the coding sequence ATGAAGATAGGCGTTCACCCCTCCAACCTGCACCTGATGCTGGCCCGCTCCTGGCCCGGCGCGTTCGCATCGCTCGACCCGCAATTCGTTCTCTATCCGGAAGGCCGCGACACCGGCCGGCTGTTGCATGAAGGGCGCATCGATTTCGGCGGCACCGGCTCGACGCCGCCGATCGTGTCGGAAGCCAATTCGCTGCGGGTCTCCTATCTCGCCGCGTCGGCGCCGCGCCCGGCCAATGGCGGCATCTTCGTGCGCAAGGACAGCGCAGTGCGCAGCGTCGGCGACCTCAAGGGCAAGCGCGTCACGCTGATCGACGGCTCCTTCCACACCTATCTGCTGGCGCGCGCCATCGAAGGCGAAGGGCTGCGCCTGCCGGACATCGAAACGGTCGAGCTGAAGCCGGAAGACTCGCTCGATGCGCTGCTCGGCAACCGTGTCGACGCCTGGATCGCCATGGCACCGCGCCTCGAAAAGGCGCTGGAGCGCGATGACATCCGCCTGATCGCCCGCTGCGGCGACACCATTCCCAACCGCTCGGTGTTCTGGACGCTGGCCGGGCGCAGGAACGCCAACGACGCCAGGGCCGAGATCCTGGCCGAACTTGCCCGCGTCGGGCGCGAGGTACAGGCCGACCCGGCGCGGGCCGCAGCGCTTCTGGCCGCAGCGCGCATCGGCGACGGCGATGCGGCGGCGTGGGAACGGGTGATCCGCTCACGCGATTTCTCGGTCGTGGCAGCGGACGCCGCGATCGTCCAGGAACAACAGGACGAGGCCGATACGCTCTACCGCCACGGCTATCTCGACCAGCCGGTGCAACTCGGCTCTCTTCCCAACAACGAAAGGGTCCCGGCATGA
- a CDS encoding DUF982 domain-containing protein, giving the protein MSAFTPLTFRTARGYELNIARLNDVVKAISMAWPDKECELYRNAAHLAEKARLGWCTPRSAYDAFIVAARAQGCIVECRPLRDRVAEQLAAIEPENFNPLPTLHQTRPDSPDEELAKRPPG; this is encoded by the coding sequence ATGAGCGCGTTCACGCCGCTGACTTTTCGCACTGCCCGCGGCTACGAACTCAACATTGCAAGACTGAACGACGTGGTCAAAGCCATTTCGATGGCATGGCCGGACAAGGAGTGCGAGCTGTACCGCAATGCCGCCCATCTGGCGGAGAAAGCCAGGCTAGGCTGGTGTACACCGCGGTCTGCCTATGACGCCTTTATCGTGGCGGCACGTGCGCAGGGGTGCATCGTTGAGTGCCGGCCGTTGCGGGATCGTGTCGCCGAGCAACTGGCAGCGATCGAACCGGAGAATTTCAATCCCTTGCCGACACTGCATCAGACGCGGCCGGATAGTCCTGATGAAGAGCTCGCCAAGCGTCCGCCTGGATAA
- a CDS encoding DUF2934 domain-containing protein: MTQERNARDARIVKRAAEIWSAEGGPMNRHEAQWLMAMRQVDDEDLGIHVSTPESAGTLAPDSLRHRDALEPFGPAAIDEETSRSAKAASGLPAAIRVARWFFARR; this comes from the coding sequence ATGACGCAGGAGCGCAACGCACGAGATGCCCGCATCGTCAAACGCGCGGCCGAAATCTGGTCCGCGGAAGGTGGGCCTATGAACCGGCATGAGGCGCAATGGCTGATGGCCATGCGGCAGGTTGACGACGAAGACCTGGGTATCCACGTGTCGACGCCAGAATCTGCCGGAACCCTGGCCCCGGACAGCCTGAGACATCGCGATGCCCTGGAACCATTCGGCCCTGCGGCTATCGATGAGGAAACCAGCAGGTCAGCCAAAGCCGCTTCCGGGCTTCCTGCAGCCATCAGGGTCGCCAGATGGTTTTTCGCGCGACGCTGA
- a CDS encoding LLM class flavin-dependent oxidoreductase: protein MNVLWYMCAPDGAYPWQPEGSRQVDYGYYRQLAQAYDHLGYTGALFATGAHDVWVLAGALLPYTERLKFLVAIHPGLIAPTLLAKMAATFQEFSKGRLLVNIVSGDAKMLGAYGMTMPHDERYDMADEYLTIWHRLFKGETVDFQGKYFNTVGAKLALPVGESIAPPPLWFGGSSDKALDVSAKHVDTYLSWGETPEQIKAKVDAVKAKAAQHGRTLDYGIRLYVIVRETDSKAWEAASDLYARMDEKAIAANQRFVSNSDSVGQRRMSAMHGGVKPDDLRELEVAPNLWAGIGLVRPGPGTAIVGSPDTVIRTLEAYKAAGVDTFILSGMPLLEEAYRFGESVLLRLDVKREVSQARNFTWSTLFDRDLSKASAG from the coding sequence ATGAACGTGCTCTGGTACATGTGCGCGCCGGACGGCGCTTATCCCTGGCAGCCGGAAGGCTCACGCCAGGTCGACTACGGCTATTACCGCCAGCTCGCCCAGGCCTATGACCATCTCGGCTATACCGGTGCGCTGTTCGCCACCGGCGCGCATGACGTTTGGGTGCTGGCCGGCGCGCTGCTGCCCTATACGGAGCGGCTGAAATTCCTCGTCGCCATCCATCCCGGCCTGATCGCACCGACGCTGCTGGCCAAGATGGCGGCAACCTTCCAGGAATTCTCCAAGGGCCGCCTGCTCGTCAACATCGTGTCGGGCGACGCCAAGATGCTCGGCGCCTACGGCATGACCATGCCGCATGACGAGCGCTACGACATGGCGGACGAATATCTCACCATCTGGCACAGGCTGTTCAAGGGCGAGACGGTCGACTTCCAGGGCAAGTATTTCAACACGGTCGGCGCCAAGCTGGCGCTGCCGGTGGGTGAAAGCATCGCGCCGCCGCCGCTGTGGTTCGGCGGCTCCTCGGACAAGGCGCTCGACGTCTCGGCCAAGCATGTCGACACCTATCTGTCCTGGGGCGAAACGCCGGAGCAGATCAAGGCCAAGGTCGATGCTGTCAAGGCCAAGGCGGCGCAGCATGGGCGCACGCTGGACTACGGCATCCGCCTCTATGTCATCGTGCGCGAGACCGACAGCAAGGCGTGGGAAGCGGCCAGCGACCTCTATGCCCGCATGGACGAGAAGGCGATCGCCGCCAACCAGCGCTTCGTCTCGAATTCGGACTCGGTCGGGCAGCGGCGCATGAGCGCCATGCATGGCGGCGTCAAGCCGGACGACCTGCGCGAGCTCGAAGTCGCGCCGAACCTGTGGGCCGGCATCGGCCTGGTGCGGCCGGGACCGGGGACGGCGATCGTCGGCTCGCCCGACACGGTGATCCGCACGCTCGAAGCCTACAAGGCAGCCGGCGTCGACACCTTCATCCTGTCGGGCATGCCGTTGCTGGAGGAAGCCTACCGTTTCGGCGAGAGCGTGCTGCTGCGCCTAGACGTCAAGCGCGAAGTCTCCCAGGCCAGGAACTTCACCTGGTCGACCCTGTTCGACCGCGACCTTTCCAAAGCATCTGCGGGCTGA
- a CDS encoding TRAP transporter substrate-binding protein: MSNLISRRSFIRTAGAVAGGALLAPAIIGRAQAATRLTVASLFGDDKPETKIWFKIRDIVEAKLPGQFHFNIVKDGALGGEKEVAEGIRLGSIQASQSTVSWLTSWVPELQILDLPFLFRDAAHVRKVVDGDVGKELKQKLLAQDFVALDYINYGARHLLAKEEIVRPEQLQGKRIRVIQSPLHTRLWSAFGATPIGIPITETYNALATGVADAMDLTKSAYAGFKLYEVVPYLTETGHIWASGVVYFSTGFWNGLNDEQKAVFQAAASEGAAYFNQLIVEDEAVSVAKAAEKGGHVAQPQDRAAWEKGAKGVWESFAGTVGGLDRIEAIRAVA, encoded by the coding sequence ATGAGTAATTTGATCAGCCGACGCAGTTTCATCCGGACAGCAGGGGCCGTTGCCGGCGGTGCGCTGCTGGCACCCGCCATCATCGGCCGCGCCCAGGCGGCGACGAGGCTGACGGTCGCCTCGCTGTTCGGCGACGACAAGCCGGAGACGAAGATCTGGTTCAAGATCCGCGACATCGTCGAAGCGAAGCTGCCGGGACAGTTCCATTTCAACATCGTCAAGGACGGCGCGCTGGGCGGCGAGAAGGAAGTCGCCGAGGGCATACGGCTCGGTTCCATCCAGGCCAGCCAGTCGACGGTGTCGTGGCTGACCAGCTGGGTGCCGGAGCTGCAGATCCTCGACCTGCCCTTCCTGTTCCGCGATGCCGCCCATGTGCGCAAGGTCGTCGACGGCGACGTCGGCAAGGAGCTGAAGCAGAAGCTGCTGGCGCAGGATTTCGTCGCGCTCGACTACATCAATTACGGCGCCCGCCACCTGCTCGCCAAGGAAGAAATCGTGCGGCCGGAACAGTTGCAGGGCAAGCGCATCCGCGTCATCCAGAGCCCGCTGCACACCAGGCTGTGGAGCGCCTTCGGTGCGACGCCGATCGGCATTCCGATCACCGAGACGTACAATGCGCTGGCCACCGGCGTCGCCGACGCCATGGACCTGACCAAATCCGCCTATGCCGGCTTCAAGCTCTATGAGGTGGTGCCTTACCTGACCGAGACCGGCCATATCTGGGCCTCGGGCGTCGTCTATTTCTCGACCGGTTTCTGGAACGGCCTCAACGACGAACAGAAAGCGGTGTTCCAGGCCGCCGCCAGCGAGGGTGCCGCCTATTTCAACCAGCTCATCGTCGAGGACGAGGCGGTGTCGGTGGCGAAGGCCGCCGAGAAAGGCGGCCATGTCGCGCAGCCACAGGACCGCGCCGCATGGGAAAAGGGCGCCAAAGGCGTCTGGGAAAGCTTCGCCGGCACCGTGGGTGGGCTGGACAGGATCGAGGCGATCCGGGCAGTGGCGTGA